The following proteins come from a genomic window of Helicobacter pylori:
- the gap gene encoding type I glyceraldehyde-3-phosphate dehydrogenase encodes MPIRIAINGTGRIGLCAIRVASQRKDVEIVAINSTAETETLLHLIRHDSVHGHFEAKLNADRTLNIGHSKNILVLSERDINKLDFSIANAEIIIECTGKFNSLEASSAHLKNSVKKVIISAPAQNAPTFVYGVNHKNYHNESVISNASCTTNASAPLLKILDEAFKVENALLTTIHSYTNDQNLLDTKHKDIRRARAAGLNLIPTSTGVSKAISLVLPHLGPKITGLAIRVPTPNVSLVDLSLNFKKSVSKASVQHVLKDACKHAFKGVVSVDEERLVSSDFISSPFSTIVIDDQIMTIGEKNAKVLAWYDNEMGYSERLIDMVQYIAQN; translated from the coding sequence ATGCCAATTAGAATCGCTATCAATGGGACTGGGCGCATCGGTTTGTGCGCTATAAGAGTTGCCAGTCAAAGAAAAGATGTAGAAATCGTTGCTATCAATTCTACCGCTGAAACAGAAACTCTTTTGCATTTGATACGCCATGATAGCGTGCATGGGCATTTTGAAGCCAAATTAAACGCTGATAGAACCCTAAATATCGGGCATAGTAAAAATATTTTAGTGTTGAGCGAACGAGACATTAACAAGCTTGATTTTTCTATCGCTAACGCAGAAATCATCATAGAATGCACCGGGAAATTCAATTCATTAGAAGCTTCAAGCGCTCATCTTAAAAACAGCGTGAAAAAAGTCATCATCTCCGCTCCCGCGCAAAACGCCCCCACCTTTGTCTATGGGGTGAATCACAAGAATTACCATAACGAAAGCGTGATTTCTAACGCCTCTTGCACGACTAACGCTAGCGCTCCTTTATTAAAAATCCTAGATGAAGCCTTTAAAGTAGAAAACGCGCTTTTAACCACCATCCACAGCTATACCAACGATCAAAACCTTTTAGACACCAAGCACAAAGACATCCGCCGCGCTAGAGCGGCTGGTTTAAACCTTATCCCCACAAGCACCGGCGTGAGCAAAGCCATTTCGCTAGTCTTACCGCATTTAGGCCCTAAGATCACAGGCCTTGCGATTAGAGTGCCTACCCCTAATGTGAGCTTAGTGGATCTGTCTTTAAACTTTAAAAAATCCGTGAGTAAAGCGAGCGTTCAGCATGTGCTTAAAGACGCTTGCAAGCATGCCTTTAAAGGGGTTGTGAGTGTTGATGAAGAAAGGCTTGTTTCAAGCGATTTTATTTCTTCGCCTTTTAGCACGATTGTGATTGATGATCAAATCATGACAATAGGCGAAAAAAATGCTAAAGTATTGGCATGGTATGATAATGAAATGGGTTATAGCGAGCGCTTGATAGACATGGTGCAATATATAGCGCAAAATTAA